The proteins below come from a single Cricetulus griseus strain 17A/GY chromosome 6, alternate assembly CriGri-PICRH-1.0, whole genome shotgun sequence genomic window:
- the Dab2ip gene encoding disabled homolog 2-interacting protein isoform X1, with protein sequence MGLCGLGLLSDNLGKILSRSGGATLWRSSHPRKPHLAPGPQVLRSAEGPALLPLPRSHLMPRLKESRSHESLLSPSSAVEALDLSMEEEVIIKPVHSSILGQDYCFEVTTSSGSKCFSCRSAAERDKWMENLRRAVHPNKTTLMQDNSRRVEHILKLWVIEAKDLPAKKKYLCELCLDDVLYARTTGKLKTDNVFWGEHFEFHNLPPLRTVTVHLYRETDKKKKKERNSYLGLVSLPAASVAGRQFVEKWYPVVTPNPKGGKGPGPMIRIKARYQTITILPMEMYKEFAEHITNHYLGLCAALEPILSAKTKEEMASALVHILQSTGKVKDFLTDLMMSEVDRCGDNEHLIFRENTLATKAIEEYLKLVGQKYLQDALGEFIKALYESDENCEVDPSKCSAADLPEHQGNLKMCCELAFCKIINSYCVFPRELKEVFASWRQECSSRGRPDISERLISASLFLRFLCPAIMSPSLFNLLQEYPDDRTARTLTLIAKVTQNLANFAKFGSKEEYMSFMNQFLEHEWTNMQRFLLEISNPETLSNTAGFEGYIDLGRELSSLHSLLWEAVSQLEQSIVSKLGPLPRILRDVHTALSTPGSGQLPGTSDLASTPGSGSSSISAGLQKMVIENDLSGLIDFTRLPSPTPENKDLFFVTRSSGVQPSPARSSSYSEANEPDLQMANGSKSLSMVDLQDARTLDGEAGSPVGPDALPADGQVPATQLVTGWPARAAPVSLAGLATVRRAVPTPTTPGTSEGAPGRPQLLAPLSFQNPVYQMAAGLPLSPRGLGDSGSEGHSSLSSHSNSEELAAAAKLGSFSTTAEELVRRPGELARRQMSLTEKGGQPTVPRQNSAGPQRRIDQPPPPPPPPPPAPRGRTPPTLLSTLQYPRPSSGTLASASPDWAGPGTRLRQQSSSSKGDSPELKPRAVHKQGPSPVSPNALDRTAAWLLTMNAQLLEDEGLGPDPPHRDRLRSKEELSQAEKDLAVLQDKLRISTKKLEEYETLFKCQEETTQKLVLEYQARLEEGEERLRRQQEDKDIQMKGIISRLMSVEEELKKDHAEMQAAVDSKQKIIDAQEKRIASLDAANARLMSALTQLKERYSMQARNGVSPTNPTKLQITENGEFRNSSNC encoded by the exons ATGGGCCTCTGTGGCCTTGGGCTCCTCAGTGACAACCTTGGCAAGATCCTCAGCCGGTCTGGAGGTGCCACTCTCTGGAGGTCCAGCCATCCTCGGAAGCCTCATCTGGCTCCTGGGCCTCAGGTGCTCAGGTCAGCAGAGGGGCCTGCACTCCTACCATTGCCAAG GTCCCATCTGATGCCAAGGCTGAAGGAGTCTCGATCACACGAGTCCCTGCTCAGCCCCAGCAGTGCAGTAGAGGCCCTGGACCTCAGCATGGAGGAGGAAGTGATCATCAAACCTGTTCACAGCAGCATCCTGGGACAGGACTACTGCTTTGAG GTGACAACATCATCAGGGAGCAAATGCTTCTCCTGCCGGTCAGCAGCTGAGCGCGATAAGTGGATGGAGAACCTGCGGCGAGCAGTGCACCCCAACAAG ACCACTCTTATGCAGGACAATAGCCGGCGTGTGGAACACATCCTGAAGCTGTGGGTGATTGAGGCCAAGGATCTGCCGGCCAAGAAGAAATATCTGTGTGAGCTCTGCCTGGATGATGTACTGTACGCCCGCACTACGGGCAAGCTCAAGACGGACAATGTCTTCTGGGGAGAGCACTTTGAGTTCCACAACCTGCCACCACTGCGCACAGTCACTGTCCACCTGTACCGGGAGACtgacaagaagaagaaaaaggaacgCAACAGCTACCTGGGCCTGGTGAGCCTACCTGCCGCCTCTGTGGCTGGGCGCCAGTTCGTGGAGAAATGGTACCCGGTGGTGACACCCAATCCCAAGGGTGGCAAAGGCCCTGGGCCCATGATCCGAATCAAGGCACGCTACCAGACCATCACCATCTTGCCCATGGAGATGTACAAAGAATTTGCCGAGCACATCACTAACCACTACTTGGGGCTGTGTGCAGCCCTTGAACCCATCCTCAGTGCCAAGACCAAGGAGGAGATGGCATCAGCTCTGGTGCACATCCTGCAGAGCACAGGCAAGGTCAAG GACTTTCTAACAGACCTGATGATGTCAGAGGTGGACCGCTGTGGGGACAATGAGCACCTCATCTTCCGGGAGAACACATTGGCCACCAAAGCCATTGAGGAATACCTCAAACTTGTGGGCCAGAAATACCTGCAGGACGCACTAG GTGAGTTCATCAAAGCCCTGTACGAGTCAGATGAAAATTGTGAAGTGGACCCAAGCAAGTGCTCAGCTGCTGACCTCCCGGAGCACCAGGGCAACCTCAAGATGTGCTGTGAGCTGGCCTTCTGCAAGATCATCAATTCCTACTG TGTCTTCCCACGGGAGCTTAAAGAAGTGTTCGCCTCCTGGCGGCAGGAGTGTAGCAGCCGTGGCCGGCCAGATATCAGTGAGCGGCTCATCAGTGCCTCCCTTTTCCTGCGCTTCCTCTGCCCTGCCATCATGTCGCCCTCACTCTTCAATCTGCTCCAGGAGTACCCTGATGACCGCACAGCTCGCACACTCACGCTCATCGCCAAAGTCACCCAGAACCTGGCCAACTTTGCCAA gtttggcagcaaggaAGAGTACATGTCGTTCATGAACCAGTTCCTGGAGCACGAGTGGACTAACATGCAGCGCTTCCTGCTGGAGATCTCCAACCCTGAGACCCTCTCCAACACAGCGGGCTTCGAGGGCTACATAGACCTGGGCCGGGAGCTCTCCAGCCTGCACTCCCTACTCTGGGAGGCTGTCAGCCAGCTTGAGCAG AGCATTGTGTCCAAACTGGGACCCCTGCCTCGTATCCTAAGGGATGTTCACACAGCACTGAGCACTCCAGGCAGTGGGCAGCTTCCTGGCACCAGTGACCTGGCCTCCACACCAGGCTCTGGCAGCAGCAGCATCTCAGCCGGGCTGCAGAAGATGGTGATTGAGAACGATCTCTCTGG TCTGATAGATTTCACCCGGTTACCGTCTCCAACCCCCGAAAACAAGGACTTGTTTTTTGTCACAAGGTCCTCCGGGGTCCAGCCCTCACCTGCCCGCAGCTCAAGCTACTCAGAAGCCAATGAACCTGACCTGCAGATGGCCAACGGCAGCAAGAGCCTGTCCATGGTGGACCTCCAGGACGCCCGCACACTGGATGGGGAGGCAGGTTCCCCGGTGGGCCCTGATGCTCTTCCTGCTGATGGGCAGGTCCCTGCAACTCAGCTGGTGACTGGGTGGCCAGCCCGGGCAGCCCCAGTGAGCCTAGCAGGGTTGGCCACAGTGCGGCGGGCAGTGCCAACACCAACCACACCAGGCACCTCTGAGGGTGCACCAGGCCGGCCTCAGTTGTTGGCCCCACTCTCCTTCCAGAACCCTGTCTACCAGATGGCGGCTGGCCTGCCGCTGTCGCCCCGTGGCCTTGGTGACTCAGGATCTGAGGGCCACAGCTCCCTGAGCTCTCACAGCAATAGTGAAGAGTTGGCAGCTGCTGCCAAACTGGGAAGTTTCAGCACTACTGCCGAAGAGCTGGTGAGGCGGCCCGGTGAGCTGGCACGGCGGCAGATGTCACTAACTGAGAAGGGTGGGCAGCCCACAGTGCCAAGGCAAAACAGTGCTGGTCCCCAGCGAAGGATTGACCAgccaccgccgccgccgccaccaccacctcctgcccCCCGGGGCAGAACACCCCCTACATTGCTGAGTACCCTACAGTACCCACGACCCTCAAGTGGAACCCTGGCATCAGCATCACCTGACTGGGCCGGCCCTGGCACCCGGCTGCGGCAACAGTCTTCCTCCTCCAAGGGAGACAGCCCAGAGCTGAAGCCCCGTGCTGTACACAAGCAG GGCCCTTCACCTGTGAGCCCCAATGCCCTGGACCGCACAGCCGCTTGGCTCTTGACCATGAACGCGCAGTTGTTAGAAGACGAGGGCCTGGGCCCAGATCCCCCCCACAGGGATAGGCTAAGGAGTAAGGAGGAGCTCAGCCAAGCAGAAAAG GACCTGGCAGTGCTGCAAGACAAACTGAGGATCTCCACCAAGAAGCTGGAGGAATACGAGACCCTGTTCAAGTGCCAGGAGGAGACGACGCAGAAGCTGGTTCTGGAGTACCAGGCAAGGCTGGAAGAAGGTGAGGAGCGACTGCGGAGGCAGCAGGAGGACAAGGACATCCAGATGAAAGGCATCATCAGCAG GTTGATGTCTGTGGAAGAGGAACTGAAGAAGGACCACGCTGAGATGCAAGCAGCTGTAGACTCCAAACAGAAGATCATTGATGCCCAG GAAAAGCGCATCGCCTCACTGGATGCTGCCAACGCCCGCCTCATGAGTGCCCTCACGCAGCTGAAAGAGAGGTACAGCATGCAAGCCCGTAACGGCGtctcccccaccaaccccaccaaATTGCAGATTACTGAGAACGGCGAGTTCAGAAACAGCAGCAATTGTTAA
- the Dab2ip gene encoding disabled homolog 2-interacting protein isoform X2: MGLCGLGLLSDNLGKILSRSGGATLWRSSHPRKPHLAPGPQVLRSAEGPALLPLPRSHLMPRLKESRSHESLLSPSSAVEALDLSMEEEVIIKPVHSSILGQDYCFEVTTSSGSKCFSCRSAAERDKWMENLRRAVHPNKDNSRRVEHILKLWVIEAKDLPAKKKYLCELCLDDVLYARTTGKLKTDNVFWGEHFEFHNLPPLRTVTVHLYRETDKKKKKERNSYLGLVSLPAASVAGRQFVEKWYPVVTPNPKGGKGPGPMIRIKARYQTITILPMEMYKEFAEHITNHYLGLCAALEPILSAKTKEEMASALVHILQSTGKVKDFLTDLMMSEVDRCGDNEHLIFRENTLATKAIEEYLKLVGQKYLQDALGEFIKALYESDENCEVDPSKCSAADLPEHQGNLKMCCELAFCKIINSYCVFPRELKEVFASWRQECSSRGRPDISERLISASLFLRFLCPAIMSPSLFNLLQEYPDDRTARTLTLIAKVTQNLANFAKFGSKEEYMSFMNQFLEHEWTNMQRFLLEISNPETLSNTAGFEGYIDLGRELSSLHSLLWEAVSQLEQSIVSKLGPLPRILRDVHTALSTPGSGQLPGTSDLASTPGSGSSSISAGLQKMVIENDLSGLIDFTRLPSPTPENKDLFFVTRSSGVQPSPARSSSYSEANEPDLQMANGSKSLSMVDLQDARTLDGEAGSPVGPDALPADGQVPATQLVTGWPARAAPVSLAGLATVRRAVPTPTTPGTSEGAPGRPQLLAPLSFQNPVYQMAAGLPLSPRGLGDSGSEGHSSLSSHSNSEELAAAAKLGSFSTTAEELVRRPGELARRQMSLTEKGGQPTVPRQNSAGPQRRIDQPPPPPPPPPPAPRGRTPPTLLSTLQYPRPSSGTLASASPDWAGPGTRLRQQSSSSKGDSPELKPRAVHKQGPSPVSPNALDRTAAWLLTMNAQLLEDEGLGPDPPHRDRLRSKEELSQAEKDLAVLQDKLRISTKKLEEYETLFKCQEETTQKLVLEYQARLEEGEERLRRQQEDKDIQMKGIISRLMSVEEELKKDHAEMQAAVDSKQKIIDAQEKRIASLDAANARLMSALTQLKERYSMQARNGVSPTNPTKLQITENGEFRNSSNC; encoded by the exons ATGGGCCTCTGTGGCCTTGGGCTCCTCAGTGACAACCTTGGCAAGATCCTCAGCCGGTCTGGAGGTGCCACTCTCTGGAGGTCCAGCCATCCTCGGAAGCCTCATCTGGCTCCTGGGCCTCAGGTGCTCAGGTCAGCAGAGGGGCCTGCACTCCTACCATTGCCAAG GTCCCATCTGATGCCAAGGCTGAAGGAGTCTCGATCACACGAGTCCCTGCTCAGCCCCAGCAGTGCAGTAGAGGCCCTGGACCTCAGCATGGAGGAGGAAGTGATCATCAAACCTGTTCACAGCAGCATCCTGGGACAGGACTACTGCTTTGAG GTGACAACATCATCAGGGAGCAAATGCTTCTCCTGCCGGTCAGCAGCTGAGCGCGATAAGTGGATGGAGAACCTGCGGCGAGCAGTGCACCCCAACAAG GACAATAGCCGGCGTGTGGAACACATCCTGAAGCTGTGGGTGATTGAGGCCAAGGATCTGCCGGCCAAGAAGAAATATCTGTGTGAGCTCTGCCTGGATGATGTACTGTACGCCCGCACTACGGGCAAGCTCAAGACGGACAATGTCTTCTGGGGAGAGCACTTTGAGTTCCACAACCTGCCACCACTGCGCACAGTCACTGTCCACCTGTACCGGGAGACtgacaagaagaagaaaaaggaacgCAACAGCTACCTGGGCCTGGTGAGCCTACCTGCCGCCTCTGTGGCTGGGCGCCAGTTCGTGGAGAAATGGTACCCGGTGGTGACACCCAATCCCAAGGGTGGCAAAGGCCCTGGGCCCATGATCCGAATCAAGGCACGCTACCAGACCATCACCATCTTGCCCATGGAGATGTACAAAGAATTTGCCGAGCACATCACTAACCACTACTTGGGGCTGTGTGCAGCCCTTGAACCCATCCTCAGTGCCAAGACCAAGGAGGAGATGGCATCAGCTCTGGTGCACATCCTGCAGAGCACAGGCAAGGTCAAG GACTTTCTAACAGACCTGATGATGTCAGAGGTGGACCGCTGTGGGGACAATGAGCACCTCATCTTCCGGGAGAACACATTGGCCACCAAAGCCATTGAGGAATACCTCAAACTTGTGGGCCAGAAATACCTGCAGGACGCACTAG GTGAGTTCATCAAAGCCCTGTACGAGTCAGATGAAAATTGTGAAGTGGACCCAAGCAAGTGCTCAGCTGCTGACCTCCCGGAGCACCAGGGCAACCTCAAGATGTGCTGTGAGCTGGCCTTCTGCAAGATCATCAATTCCTACTG TGTCTTCCCACGGGAGCTTAAAGAAGTGTTCGCCTCCTGGCGGCAGGAGTGTAGCAGCCGTGGCCGGCCAGATATCAGTGAGCGGCTCATCAGTGCCTCCCTTTTCCTGCGCTTCCTCTGCCCTGCCATCATGTCGCCCTCACTCTTCAATCTGCTCCAGGAGTACCCTGATGACCGCACAGCTCGCACACTCACGCTCATCGCCAAAGTCACCCAGAACCTGGCCAACTTTGCCAA gtttggcagcaaggaAGAGTACATGTCGTTCATGAACCAGTTCCTGGAGCACGAGTGGACTAACATGCAGCGCTTCCTGCTGGAGATCTCCAACCCTGAGACCCTCTCCAACACAGCGGGCTTCGAGGGCTACATAGACCTGGGCCGGGAGCTCTCCAGCCTGCACTCCCTACTCTGGGAGGCTGTCAGCCAGCTTGAGCAG AGCATTGTGTCCAAACTGGGACCCCTGCCTCGTATCCTAAGGGATGTTCACACAGCACTGAGCACTCCAGGCAGTGGGCAGCTTCCTGGCACCAGTGACCTGGCCTCCACACCAGGCTCTGGCAGCAGCAGCATCTCAGCCGGGCTGCAGAAGATGGTGATTGAGAACGATCTCTCTGG TCTGATAGATTTCACCCGGTTACCGTCTCCAACCCCCGAAAACAAGGACTTGTTTTTTGTCACAAGGTCCTCCGGGGTCCAGCCCTCACCTGCCCGCAGCTCAAGCTACTCAGAAGCCAATGAACCTGACCTGCAGATGGCCAACGGCAGCAAGAGCCTGTCCATGGTGGACCTCCAGGACGCCCGCACACTGGATGGGGAGGCAGGTTCCCCGGTGGGCCCTGATGCTCTTCCTGCTGATGGGCAGGTCCCTGCAACTCAGCTGGTGACTGGGTGGCCAGCCCGGGCAGCCCCAGTGAGCCTAGCAGGGTTGGCCACAGTGCGGCGGGCAGTGCCAACACCAACCACACCAGGCACCTCTGAGGGTGCACCAGGCCGGCCTCAGTTGTTGGCCCCACTCTCCTTCCAGAACCCTGTCTACCAGATGGCGGCTGGCCTGCCGCTGTCGCCCCGTGGCCTTGGTGACTCAGGATCTGAGGGCCACAGCTCCCTGAGCTCTCACAGCAATAGTGAAGAGTTGGCAGCTGCTGCCAAACTGGGAAGTTTCAGCACTACTGCCGAAGAGCTGGTGAGGCGGCCCGGTGAGCTGGCACGGCGGCAGATGTCACTAACTGAGAAGGGTGGGCAGCCCACAGTGCCAAGGCAAAACAGTGCTGGTCCCCAGCGAAGGATTGACCAgccaccgccgccgccgccaccaccacctcctgcccCCCGGGGCAGAACACCCCCTACATTGCTGAGTACCCTACAGTACCCACGACCCTCAAGTGGAACCCTGGCATCAGCATCACCTGACTGGGCCGGCCCTGGCACCCGGCTGCGGCAACAGTCTTCCTCCTCCAAGGGAGACAGCCCAGAGCTGAAGCCCCGTGCTGTACACAAGCAG GGCCCTTCACCTGTGAGCCCCAATGCCCTGGACCGCACAGCCGCTTGGCTCTTGACCATGAACGCGCAGTTGTTAGAAGACGAGGGCCTGGGCCCAGATCCCCCCCACAGGGATAGGCTAAGGAGTAAGGAGGAGCTCAGCCAAGCAGAAAAG GACCTGGCAGTGCTGCAAGACAAACTGAGGATCTCCACCAAGAAGCTGGAGGAATACGAGACCCTGTTCAAGTGCCAGGAGGAGACGACGCAGAAGCTGGTTCTGGAGTACCAGGCAAGGCTGGAAGAAGGTGAGGAGCGACTGCGGAGGCAGCAGGAGGACAAGGACATCCAGATGAAAGGCATCATCAGCAG GTTGATGTCTGTGGAAGAGGAACTGAAGAAGGACCACGCTGAGATGCAAGCAGCTGTAGACTCCAAACAGAAGATCATTGATGCCCAG GAAAAGCGCATCGCCTCACTGGATGCTGCCAACGCCCGCCTCATGAGTGCCCTCACGCAGCTGAAAGAGAGGTACAGCATGCAAGCCCGTAACGGCGtctcccccaccaaccccaccaaATTGCAGATTACTGAGAACGGCGAGTTCAGAAACAGCAGCAATTGTTAA
- the Dab2ip gene encoding disabled homolog 2-interacting protein isoform X8, whose amino-acid sequence MPRLKESRSHESLLSPSSAVEALDLSMEEEVIIKPVHSSILGQDYCFEVTTSSGSKCFSCRSAAERDKWMENLRRAVHPNKTTLMQDNSRRVEHILKLWVIEAKDLPAKKKYLCELCLDDVLYARTTGKLKTDNVFWGEHFEFHNLPPLRTVTVHLYRETDKKKKKERNSYLGLVSLPAASVAGRQFVEKWYPVVTPNPKGGKGPGPMIRIKARYQTITILPMEMYKEFAEHITNHYLGLCAALEPILSAKTKEEMASALVHILQSTGKVKDFLTDLMMSEVDRCGDNEHLIFRENTLATKAIEEYLKLVGQKYLQDALGEFIKALYESDENCEVDPSKCSAADLPEHQGNLKMCCELAFCKIINSYCVFPRELKEVFASWRQECSSRGRPDISERLISASLFLRFLCPAIMSPSLFNLLQEYPDDRTARTLTLIAKVTQNLANFAKFGSKEEYMSFMNQFLEHEWTNMQRFLLEISNPETLSNTAGFEGYIDLGRELSSLHSLLWEAVSQLEQSIVSKLGPLPRILRDVHTALSTPGSGQLPGTSDLASTPGSGSSSISAGLQKMVIENDLSGLIDFTRLPSPTPENKDLFFVTRSSGVQPSPARSSSYSEANEPDLQMANGSKSLSMVDLQDARTLDGEAGSPVGPDALPADGQVPATQLVTGWPARAAPVSLAGLATVRRAVPTPTTPGTSEGAPGRPQLLAPLSFQNPVYQMAAGLPLSPRGLGDSGSEGHSSLSSHSNSEELAAAAKLGSFSTTAEELVRRPGELARRQMSLTEKGGQPTVPRQNSAGPQRRIDQPPPPPPPPPPAPRGRTPPTLLSTLQYPRPSSGTLASASPDWAGPGTRLRQQSSSSKGDSPELKPRAVHKQGPSPVSPNALDRTAAWLLTMNAQLLEDEGLGPDPPHRDRLRSKEELSQAEKDLAVLQDKLRISTKKLEEYETLFKCQEETTQKLVLEYQARLEEGEERLRRQQEDKDIQMKGIISRLMSVEEELKKDHAEMQAAVDSKQKIIDAQEKRIASLDAANARLMSALTQLKESMH is encoded by the exons ATGCCAAGGCTGAAGGAGTCTCGATCACACGAGTCCCTGCTCAGCCCCAGCAGTGCAGTAGAGGCCCTGGACCTCAGCATGGAGGAGGAAGTGATCATCAAACCTGTTCACAGCAGCATCCTGGGACAGGACTACTGCTTTGAG GTGACAACATCATCAGGGAGCAAATGCTTCTCCTGCCGGTCAGCAGCTGAGCGCGATAAGTGGATGGAGAACCTGCGGCGAGCAGTGCACCCCAACAAG ACCACTCTTATGCAGGACAATAGCCGGCGTGTGGAACACATCCTGAAGCTGTGGGTGATTGAGGCCAAGGATCTGCCGGCCAAGAAGAAATATCTGTGTGAGCTCTGCCTGGATGATGTACTGTACGCCCGCACTACGGGCAAGCTCAAGACGGACAATGTCTTCTGGGGAGAGCACTTTGAGTTCCACAACCTGCCACCACTGCGCACAGTCACTGTCCACCTGTACCGGGAGACtgacaagaagaagaaaaaggaacgCAACAGCTACCTGGGCCTGGTGAGCCTACCTGCCGCCTCTGTGGCTGGGCGCCAGTTCGTGGAGAAATGGTACCCGGTGGTGACACCCAATCCCAAGGGTGGCAAAGGCCCTGGGCCCATGATCCGAATCAAGGCACGCTACCAGACCATCACCATCTTGCCCATGGAGATGTACAAAGAATTTGCCGAGCACATCACTAACCACTACTTGGGGCTGTGTGCAGCCCTTGAACCCATCCTCAGTGCCAAGACCAAGGAGGAGATGGCATCAGCTCTGGTGCACATCCTGCAGAGCACAGGCAAGGTCAAG GACTTTCTAACAGACCTGATGATGTCAGAGGTGGACCGCTGTGGGGACAATGAGCACCTCATCTTCCGGGAGAACACATTGGCCACCAAAGCCATTGAGGAATACCTCAAACTTGTGGGCCAGAAATACCTGCAGGACGCACTAG GTGAGTTCATCAAAGCCCTGTACGAGTCAGATGAAAATTGTGAAGTGGACCCAAGCAAGTGCTCAGCTGCTGACCTCCCGGAGCACCAGGGCAACCTCAAGATGTGCTGTGAGCTGGCCTTCTGCAAGATCATCAATTCCTACTG TGTCTTCCCACGGGAGCTTAAAGAAGTGTTCGCCTCCTGGCGGCAGGAGTGTAGCAGCCGTGGCCGGCCAGATATCAGTGAGCGGCTCATCAGTGCCTCCCTTTTCCTGCGCTTCCTCTGCCCTGCCATCATGTCGCCCTCACTCTTCAATCTGCTCCAGGAGTACCCTGATGACCGCACAGCTCGCACACTCACGCTCATCGCCAAAGTCACCCAGAACCTGGCCAACTTTGCCAA gtttggcagcaaggaAGAGTACATGTCGTTCATGAACCAGTTCCTGGAGCACGAGTGGACTAACATGCAGCGCTTCCTGCTGGAGATCTCCAACCCTGAGACCCTCTCCAACACAGCGGGCTTCGAGGGCTACATAGACCTGGGCCGGGAGCTCTCCAGCCTGCACTCCCTACTCTGGGAGGCTGTCAGCCAGCTTGAGCAG AGCATTGTGTCCAAACTGGGACCCCTGCCTCGTATCCTAAGGGATGTTCACACAGCACTGAGCACTCCAGGCAGTGGGCAGCTTCCTGGCACCAGTGACCTGGCCTCCACACCAGGCTCTGGCAGCAGCAGCATCTCAGCCGGGCTGCAGAAGATGGTGATTGAGAACGATCTCTCTGG TCTGATAGATTTCACCCGGTTACCGTCTCCAACCCCCGAAAACAAGGACTTGTTTTTTGTCACAAGGTCCTCCGGGGTCCAGCCCTCACCTGCCCGCAGCTCAAGCTACTCAGAAGCCAATGAACCTGACCTGCAGATGGCCAACGGCAGCAAGAGCCTGTCCATGGTGGACCTCCAGGACGCCCGCACACTGGATGGGGAGGCAGGTTCCCCGGTGGGCCCTGATGCTCTTCCTGCTGATGGGCAGGTCCCTGCAACTCAGCTGGTGACTGGGTGGCCAGCCCGGGCAGCCCCAGTGAGCCTAGCAGGGTTGGCCACAGTGCGGCGGGCAGTGCCAACACCAACCACACCAGGCACCTCTGAGGGTGCACCAGGCCGGCCTCAGTTGTTGGCCCCACTCTCCTTCCAGAACCCTGTCTACCAGATGGCGGCTGGCCTGCCGCTGTCGCCCCGTGGCCTTGGTGACTCAGGATCTGAGGGCCACAGCTCCCTGAGCTCTCACAGCAATAGTGAAGAGTTGGCAGCTGCTGCCAAACTGGGAAGTTTCAGCACTACTGCCGAAGAGCTGGTGAGGCGGCCCGGTGAGCTGGCACGGCGGCAGATGTCACTAACTGAGAAGGGTGGGCAGCCCACAGTGCCAAGGCAAAACAGTGCTGGTCCCCAGCGAAGGATTGACCAgccaccgccgccgccgccaccaccacctcctgcccCCCGGGGCAGAACACCCCCTACATTGCTGAGTACCCTACAGTACCCACGACCCTCAAGTGGAACCCTGGCATCAGCATCACCTGACTGGGCCGGCCCTGGCACCCGGCTGCGGCAACAGTCTTCCTCCTCCAAGGGAGACAGCCCAGAGCTGAAGCCCCGTGCTGTACACAAGCAG GGCCCTTCACCTGTGAGCCCCAATGCCCTGGACCGCACAGCCGCTTGGCTCTTGACCATGAACGCGCAGTTGTTAGAAGACGAGGGCCTGGGCCCAGATCCCCCCCACAGGGATAGGCTAAGGAGTAAGGAGGAGCTCAGCCAAGCAGAAAAG GACCTGGCAGTGCTGCAAGACAAACTGAGGATCTCCACCAAGAAGCTGGAGGAATACGAGACCCTGTTCAAGTGCCAGGAGGAGACGACGCAGAAGCTGGTTCTGGAGTACCAGGCAAGGCTGGAAGAAGGTGAGGAGCGACTGCGGAGGCAGCAGGAGGACAAGGACATCCAGATGAAAGGCATCATCAGCAG GTTGATGTCTGTGGAAGAGGAACTGAAGAAGGACCACGCTGAGATGCAAGCAGCTGTAGACTCCAAACAGAAGATCATTGATGCCCAG GAAAAGCGCATCGCCTCACTGGATGCTGCCAACGCCCGCCTCATGAGTGCCCTCACGCAGCTGAAAGAGAG TATGCATTAG